The following nucleotide sequence is from Salvia splendens isolate huo1 unplaced genomic scaffold, SspV2 ctg902, whole genome shotgun sequence.
GGATTTACATTCTATAAATTCACATTCAAGTAATTTGATTTTCGTGCATCTAACTTTCATCAGATAATACTTTACTGCTTAGACTTCCATTAGATAACACTTTACTATTTATTTGCATTTTCTTTTTACAAAAACTTCTAACTCTTATAATGGCTGGAGTAAGGggaaatatataaattaaaagaaaatttggTACAACGGAACAATGATCAGTTTGTTCGAGCCTATGCTTAGGTTAGGATCAATATAAAGTATAGCATGGAAATCTAATGGAATGCATGCTGAAATCTTTAAAGCCCCGTTTAATACATGAAATTAGGATGTGGAATTGAAACCTTGAATTCCAAAACCATtaaaaataggactcacattTCGCTATCGTTTTTCACTAACTtgcctttatatttcttaaaatccgtgtcaaactcaaatgagactcctaaagtaAGACGGAGGGAGTCTACTCCCTTTCAGCTATCTTGTGCGATTGGTCATACAaacaacaaatctccacctcaATCAACACACTGATACTTTGCACAGATTCATCATACCTCTGCAAAGCTCGAACTTGTCCTTTGGTATTGCCTTAGTGAGAACAATAACAGGATTATCAGTTGTGCTGACCttgaataatatagagaagattTCTCtaaattattctctctcttattttatttatttttctactttaactatttgtattattaatttttaaaatgaccGCGAAAAAAAAGTGTGTCAAGTAGCGTCTGTCTAcaaaaaaatagacaagttttaccattttgaccGTCTACCAAAATTTGACTAATTCTAAAAGggatattgacacctaatatcatagaactttcaaaaagttgggtttttcccacaaactttgaaattgacaaataatatcacgaactctacctcgagtttgttattttccaccaatgaaaaaatttcagctatattaatagattgaataacaatttggagggtgtgcttcaagaaaagcTATCCTTATAGATTGAAAAACTTGATGATCTCCtagttgttgtcgagaaattacgaaaaaaaatccgtatcatgatattatttgccggaAATTTTTCgttggtgggaaataacaaactcgtggtaaagttcgtgatattatttgtcaatttcaaagttcatgggaaaaactcaactttttgaaagttttatGATGTTAGACGTCAATATGtcttctaaaaatagaaagttttaaatcaatactaaccacacacatcattctaaatgtgtaccccacaatccactaacactacttccaccaCATTTTtccttcatctctcttattttatgcATTAAAAACCGTGACATTTACAACTTTGTCTTTTttgaatggagggagtaatttttttccCTATAAAACTACGTTCTTTATTGTATAAAATCAAGGTTACCGTAAATTTCGTTAAATTAAGTTATGAATTCACAGTATTTGTTTAATTGTTTTAGCATTAAGTTTAGTATTGTATGAAATCTTTACTTCAAcagttaaaacttaaaagattGATGTAACTCATCCTTGCAATAATTGAATACTCCATAATGGTATTTAGCGACAATAATTTTATTCAAGAGAGAACGTAATTATTCCAAAAAAATTCAGACGTGACATTAACTATGTCATTAAAGCTTTAATACGAGTTTAATATGATATGAGAGTGTAGTACTTAGTTTAGCTGTCTTGTGCACTAGGGAATGGAGATTAGCTTATATACTCCCTACTACaacccaataaatatgaaacatttagaTTTTGGCACGGAATTTTTtatagtattgttttgtgagtgaagagataataaagtaagagaaaccAAAAACTAGAGACgttgttgtttctattttaggaaacattTCTTTTTCAATGGAACAAATGAAGTATATTATCGAAGGTGGCATTTACAATTGAGTATTAATTAACTTAGATAAATAGAAATGTTATGGATTAATCCTTCATTTATTTAGATGCATTCAAATGTTAGAATATATTAACATCTATGGTGATCTGATTTCTGTAATTTGAACTAGCATTGCTTAATGCATATCTTATTGAAAGGGCAGTTCTAAAGGAATCCACAGTAATGGAAATAATAATGATCAAAATCTCATATGAAtatgtataattgtatatacTCCTATGGTAGTGATAAaaagtatttaaattttaacaCGTAATTAGAACAATCTAATTAGTAGTATCTACATATGACCTGGGTATTTCGTTATTTGATTATGCTTTAGAATTTAGTTATTTTTCTAACACTACGTATACATCTATAGTGtgcatataaatataaatatattgttagtatgccttgaatcagTATAGTTTGCCGCTAGCCGAGCGGAGTGCCCCCAGCCCGAAGCTATGATATGTTTCTGTTTTAGGCCTTAATTTTGTATTGGGCCTAGCCCGTCGTCTGTGTGCCTATGTATATAGAAGTAGGACGCATAATTCTGTGATCTGAAAACCATCTTAATACAATCTGTTATCCATTTCCGCCTGCGGACGTAGCCAACGTAACGATTGGTGAACCACGTAATTATTTGTCTCTTTACGTTTCTGTTTATCTCGATTATATAGACCTTTAATCAAAAGAATCAAAACCTACAATAAAGTATCAAACTAGCTGATTCAACCCTGATTATTGATTAATATATGCGTACATAAAAATTTGAAACTATGTATCCTCTATAATTAGCATACTAAAACAAGATAAATCCAAAGCCTCCTTCCACAAAACTAATTAATACTCTACAAAagagtatataaaaaaacaagCAAGCAATTTATACCAAAATTACATAGATAGCAAAGTACAAACCACGaaccaatgttatcaaatagcggatatggcggcgccatggcgctatggcatggcgttcagtggtggaaacgccatagcaccatgtcgctgccatagcaccgccatatccgacTTTTGACAACATTGCATGTGTACTGTatttaggaatggggcattatgcaagaaacatggaggttagagttgtattttatactttattagttgtttaaagtgttttaaatgttatattttaattattttctaatttgtgaattatatatagatatataagtattattttatttatttaattattgaccgtcatatccgccatactaatacgccatatccctgtggcggtttttaggcgaaccgccataagccgccatacgagataGATAACATTGCTACAAACCATAACGCTGTGTCTACCTAAACTACACAAGGATAAAAGCTCGGAAACCTACCGGCTGAGCACCAAGCAAAGCCGTTTTGAACGATAAGAACGACAAGATGTGGATGCAAAGAAGGAGACTTAGATATGCAGTTGGACCAAAATAATTTGTCCAGAAGCTATTCCTCTTTATGGGTTTGTGCAATATGGTCGTGCAAAAGTCCAGTCTCCCCGTTCTTGGTTTTAAGCCCCTCGCGTTGCTGGAAAAGATGGCAGTTTATATTGTCAAGTATGCAAACTTCAGTTGAGAAGAAAATCAATTGGTTTTGAAATGGCATCATTTGGTGAAAGCCTTTTCAAGTAAAATATCATCTAAGCAAAGAAACTTTATTCCCAGTTGTCAAATTTGAGCATGTTTCTGCTTAGCGAGAGAGAGATGGCAGATAAGTTAGGCATACGTTGCTACATATTAATCGTGATTACATACATACCTGCAGAAGAACTTTCTTTTGGTAGCGGTATCCCTGTAAAATTTGGGGTGGAGAAATAATAAGAATGGAATAATTTGAATCCACTAATACTATACAATTGTAATGGAAGATATAATCACCTTATCAGTGGCATAGATATAATCGCAGTAGGTGAATACTGATGCAAAGTTACTTTGGCTCTGTCCACCAACGTAGTGATGGTAATCATGGTAATCTGGGCCACCGTAAAATGGAATATACTTCGTCGGACTCCAAGGGAAGTCATGCCTGCAGCAACCAATTTCAACTTTGTCTTCACAAGCAGATGGAAAATCAAAGAGATGATAAAGAAAAGTTTAAATTGCAAAAAGAATATCAGATTGGTTAACAACTGTGACAGCATTTTGAGAGTTCCGTTTTATTGGCATCATATCTTTGTCGTAAAAATTAATGCCACATCTTCACCATAAACTCCCAACCAACTTTTCAGAACGTCACATTTTCTCAAAGTTTATTtgacaataaaaataatatatttccaCAGAAAGGCGATTCTTTTTCACTGCGATTTTGAACCAAAACAAGATTTCAAGAAATGGGAGATCTTTATACTAGAATATCATTTAAGAATCACCCTCGGAGTAGCTCTGAGGCACACTCTAAGATAATCAATCGCAGAACACTAAGTTGATACGCACTCTAAAACATAAACCTCTCTCTGTTCCAACACAAACATATGTTCTCAAAATTACTTGATTCAAAAAACGTTAAATATCATGTATAAGTACTCAGCAACACTATTATCCATTCAGGTTATGGAAAATACCTCGACAAGATATACTTTCTCAAACTAATACAGGTAAGTAGAGAAATGTATACAAAACAAAATCTCAgtttgaaaagaaaaaggtTTAAACAAAATCATGGGTCATGCACGGCACACAAGATAACTTAAGTTTAGGTAACAAAGACACTAAACTTTTTAACACTAACAGTTGATCTTGACCTCTAGTTCTCATTTCACGCAAAGTAAAATGTCTGTGGTGCTTAATCTGAGCCTAAACATAACTCTGAACCCAGAAAAAAGAGAATCTCTAGCATGGTACACCAAGTTTAACAATCATTTTGAGATAAATTTCGTTCACAGTTTTTATGAACAAAAAAATGAACAAGAGAACCAAAAAGATAAATATATCAGCATAGAACACAAAGATTGACGTCTTTTTACATCACCCTCTCATAAATGGTTCCCTGCATCCATCACCATTTTTGTATCGCTACATGCATTTAGAACACTCTTCGATAGGAtaagtaaattataaaaattaaacaacttAATCTTAAATCAAGATGGCAAGACAACGTTTTCCCTGTTCAGTATGAACTATGATGTGTATACAATAAAAGAACGAGGGGAATGTAAAAAATGACTCTTGCAGACGAACAACTTAATGCAGAATCTCGAGTTGATTTAACTAGTAAATATTCTTGGACCAACTCATTTCCTTACTTCTACAGAAAATTTTCCCTTACTCTAGCATTGAAAAACTAAACTTATTATTGGATTCAATTAGCCATTTTTCTTACCAAGCCAACACTCATGTCATAAGCCCACCACATCTTTTCATTCTTTTTTCCGTTTGGACACAACCACTTCATTCAAGAAATTTAATTGAAACTGCTTCACCTCTACAATTGAATTAACTGGCTAGACCTTCGTCTAATTTACAATGATGCTAATACATGCAGAAAGTCCTAAGGGGAAGTGAAAATCAATTATTATCTATAGACATGATTGATATGGCCAGTCATTGCAGACAAGGAAACCATAGCCACATTATACCTTAATCACAATTAGTATATAAGTCTATAGTGTAAAACAAGAAAGTTATGCTGATGCAAATTCAGTCAAATAGATCTGAAAACAAAAGAGTAATACCAAAAGAGACAGGGTCTATAAGGAAAATGGAAGATATAAGAAGCTCACATGTCACACTTGACATATTACCATCAAACTTAGAAAATTCAGAGGGTGATAACCTGTCTTTTTATCCAAAGCACGCGTAACACATTATAAAAGATAACGCATCCAATGATATAGCTACTCTGAATTCACTACGGTTTTGAGCCACACAAATACTAAATTAGATATGAAAAAGATCCCTTTAAAAGAACCAAGGTGAAAAGAGATCAGCATACAGAATAAATTAAGAGGCACACCAataggagagagagagactgaGAGGGGACTTCTAATCTTTCTCCTCGTGCACAAAAGTATGTCCACTATTATTGACCTAATGGCGCCAATGCATTTACTTTCCAGCAGATCAATAAAAACATCAAGAGCAAACAGTAAAAGGAATTGAATGAATATCACTGTTGAGCCATCATTGGGTCAAATTATGAAAAGCGATGCAGATAGAATGACACTTGAATCCATCAAGAGCTGGAGACTTGTCACTAAATTGCATCAAATGAAAGCATGAGATTTAGGCATGCAAAGTGCCTTACCCACTGTGAATCTCAATAGCCTCAATCTGCCTCAAAGCCATCCATAACCAGAATGTGATCATATGCCCGGGGACCATTGCGGGCCCCAGAAAAGACGGGATCCCGAGGATCAAAATCTCAGCCCAGTGAGCGTATGGCGCAGCAAATCCAATCGGAGCAGTGTATTCATGATGCACCTTGTGGATTTTTTCATACCCCCACTTGCAATGCAGAAACCTATGGACCCAATAGTTTGTGTAGTCCTCCACAAGGAAATAAACCCCCAATTGTAATGCAATTTCCCACAATGAAGGCAGTGGCAATCCGGTTCTTATTCCTATTATCTTCATTCAAATAACAATCAGAAATATGATCCAGCAGAAACCAAGCATGATTCCAGGCTAACACTTGTAATGCAGTAGACAAACATATCTTCATTCGTGAATGTAAAGATTCCACCTTTAATTAAAGATCACATCATATGTTGTTCAACACTAACAATTCATATGAAAATAACACTGAACGCAACACTCATTGCGCAAGGTGACAATTTTAGGCATCGAATTGAGGAAAAGGTAAAATTACCAGAATGGAGGGATAGGAGATAAGTTGGAGCGGGCCAACAACGAGGAAGAACATGCGCATGACTGATTTGTAGCAGCGGAGAGTGTCGGAGAAGGAGAGCTTGACTTTGGGCTGGATTTTGAAAGGGGCGACGGAATTGGTGAAGAAGTATTCGAGGAAGAGGTAGTAGAAAGGGAAGAGAGAAAagatgaggaggaggaagatgaTGTTGTGGCAGTAGAGGATGTAGTCGGACTTGGTGGCCGAGTAATTAAACCAGAGGGTCTCTGCGGTTGAGAGGGATCTGCCCAGTGCAGCCTCGGCGTCGTGGATGGTGGCGTAAGGCAACATTGGTGACGACGAAAAACTGGCGGAATTCAGTTGGTGTATGTTATATCATGCCCAAGGACAAGGAGTGAACAGTGAAGGAGCGATATTCACAATgtcattttgtttatttaattatttttatttaaaattatctaaaaataaataaacaaaataaaattagagtttttttgttttaactACAACTGGGAGGACGATGCCGCGGACCATAGCCACGCCCTTAACTTAGTTTGCGAATAGAGATGCTAAGTGGGCCGGGCCAGCCCGGCACAGCCCGACCCAGTAGTGAAatgtagggctggcaattttcgacacgacacgataatccgacacgaatccgcacgaaattattgggttggggtcaagtcttattggatccgtgtccttatcgggttgacccattaagaactcgataatttcgggttgggttcaggtcggatgcgggtcggatacgggtaacccattaagaaataatattattatttttattattatttaaaaaaaatatattaatttaatgttttaatttcttataaattaggtttaaatagtataaaacgaattttaattgtgtaaattaggttaaaaattaaggtttaatgaTATCTTGGCTATTTCAAGTTTTCAACAAATATGATACattcaaatttgatttccatAATTATAGTGATTAGTTGTtaactaatttttttctataaaaaatagtGGAGCCTATGATTTGCCTAATCATAGAGATTAATTGTTAGTTGTATATCTCTTTAAAAAATAGTGGATTTTTGAATTAATAGTGATTTGCATAATCATAGATATTAATTGTTAATTAGCTTATCTATATCAAAAATAGTTCCACAattatagtaattaattatttaaactttTTATGCGTATATGTATATAAAAATCATGTTAGATAAGTAGATCTTGATTCCTAACTTTGTGGGATTATTGTTACATAAATTGGATGTATATACATTATACATATCAACACCATATTATGCAGTATTGGAAGagttatatttatacatacaaAATGAACGTATGAGAATGACCGAACTGGTAGATAAAGAACTCAAACTTATTGAGAACTTCGGAGTATAAAACtcaatgtaaaattaataatcaAAAGTCTGTCTTTTAAGTTCAACAATGAAACCTTTATATAGACAAAGGGAAATCATAAACTTATGGAAAATAAAACTAGaaggaaaataactaaaaagaaaaataagcaaAACAAGAAAACCTAATTTGTAGAAGGAAAAACAATTACTTCTAATATTTTTCCATCTACTAATTATATtaactaggaaataaataaaaccaaaaatataaCTCTTCCAATACTGAATCACTATAATATACGAGTTATAATATATTTGTTCCTTAGAAATATATAAAACTGCATTGGCAGAATATATAAAACAGTAGTAGTATGTAAACTTGGCCCAGCCCGGAACCGGCCCACTTGCTAATTGGGCTCGGGTTGGGCCTATTAATGTAAACCAAAACCCTGGCCTGGCCCGGCTCGGACCATCCCAGACATGGGCCTGGGCCGGACTGGGCCTAAATATCACCGGGCCCGGCCCACTTGACACCTCTATCCGCGAACTTAAGGGCAGACGATGcttatctgatttttttttactctctCTATATATCCTATTTTTTACCTTCTTTCTCACACATTTTACTCCATTCTCTTCCCTCATATAATTTTTTCTCTCACTAGCAATTCGAAGATGAATCCCAGAGATTTCCCAAACCCGAACAGCCCCAACCGAATACCGATGTTCAGCGGTGGAGGTGCCCGGTGGCCGAGTCATGAACC
It contains:
- the LOC121791764 gene encoding methylsterol monooxygenase 1-1-like; amino-acid sequence: MLPYATIHDAEAALGRSLSTAETLWFNYSATKSDYILYCHNIIFLLLIFSLFPFYYLFLEYFFTNSVAPFKIQPKVKLSFSDTLRCYKSVMRMFFLVVGPLQLISYPSILIIGIRTGLPLPSLWEIALQLGVYFLVEDYTNYWVHRFLHCKWGYEKIHKVHHEYTAPIGFAAPYAHWAEILILGIPSFLGPAMVPGHMITFWLWMALRQIEAIEIHSGHDFPWSPTKYIPFYGGPDYHDYHHYVGGQSQSNFASVFTYCDYIYATDKGYRYQKKVLLQQREGLKTKNGETGLLHDHIAQTHKEE